In Bacteroidota bacterium, the genomic stretch GTATTGATGAGTATAACTCTTATAGCGTCTCTTCTTTTTATCATCAAGGACTTATTGAAGAAGTAGAGGATTATCCTCTCTTTTTTTTATCTATTTTCTATGTTATTCTTATGATATAACTCTACTTCAGAAATGATCTTTTCTTTTACATCTTTCCAGGTTATTTCTGAGAACATCTTAGGCATAGGATCACTATCAGCCTCTGATATATTTGCCATTCCTATTAGAGCATCTTTATACTCTTCAAATACAAATCTTTGATGATTAAACTCTAACATTTCTTCTAGGCTAAAATCGTCAAGTAAATAATAAATATCAATAAAATCTTTTTTAGTTCTTCTTGATTTTACTGCGTTTAATTTCATGGCAGCAATATCTTTCAAAGTGGCCATTCTTATGCTATCAATTATTGTATATTCTTCTAAGAATGGATCTGTAGAGAAATTCATAACATCTATTTTTACATCATGATTATTTTCATAATCAGTATAATAAAAAGTAAATCCAAATGAATATTCCTGAATATCTAGTCTACCCTTACTGTATTTAGTTTTAAAGAGATTTTTTATTTCTTCTTGATTGAAGTCTGTATCTGTAAATAAATCAATATCATCCGAGGTTCTATGCCCTCTCATTAAAGATAATGCAGTACCCCCTACTAGTCTGAAATTATCAAGTAAAGGTTCTTGCATTAACTCTTCAATTAGAAATAATGTTTCTATCTCTACAGTGTTTTTGAATAACATTTAAACTTACTCTTTTTTGTATTAAAAACTATTGAAGCATAATTTAATATTCTATTCGATAGGTACCTTGCATTAATTAATTCATGTTTAATCTTTTCGTTGCCATAAAATTCATGAATCTCTTTTAATTCATCTATTGAACCTTTTTCATAAACTCTGGTAATAATGAATCCGGCATTCTTATTCCAATCAATATCATTGAAGTAAGTATCCCAGAAAACTATTTTCCTAATATTCGGATGAGATTGATTAATCATTTCTATTCTGACTAACGGTCTGACTATAATATATCAGTAAAACCAAGTTTATAAAATCATATACATCACAAAGTAACAAAATTTTAGCTTTGTAGACTTTTTTAAAGCAGAAAACTTATATAATTCACATACTCGAACATGAATTATACCAATAATGCTAATTTGGTGTCATTATTGGTATTATAGACCGGACAACTAAAAGCTTTACTTAAAACAAAGCATCCCAATATCTTCATATCTAGATAAAGATTAACTTCTTTTATGCTTTAAAACATAATTATTCTAAGTGCTTTTTTATAATATTGAATAGCAGCCTCATAGGCTTCTTTCCCCTAAAATTTTTGGAACTTATTTTCCAGAAAATATTATAAAAAAAAGAAACATGATATCCTTAAGAAACGAATTTATTATGGCTCCCGTAAAAACGGGATATAGCGATAAAAGCGGAATCGTCACAAAAAAACACCTTAACTTTTATTCTGCACGAAGCAAACATGTGGGGGCGGTAATTCCCGAACCTCTTTATCTGGATAAGGGACTTCGTGAACTTCCCACCCAGATGGGAATCGATGCTGATGATAAAATAGAAGGCCTTAAATCATTAACCGGCGAAATTCACAAACATGGAGCAAAAGCAATTGCC encodes the following:
- a CDS encoding nucleotidyl transferase AbiEii/AbiGii toxin family protein, which translates into the protein MLFKNTVEIETLFLIEELMQEPLLDNFRLVGGTALSLMRGHRTSDDIDLFTDTDFNQEEIKNLFKTKYSKGRLDIQEYSFGFTFYYTDYENNHDVKIDVMNFSTDPFLEEYTIIDSIRMATLKDIAAMKLNAVKSRRTKKDFIDIYYLLDDFSLEEMLEFNHQRFVFEEYKDALIGMANISEADSDPMPKMFSEITWKDVKEKIISEVELYHKNNIENR